The genome window GCGCGCGCTGGAGGGCGAGCTGGCCGCGCTGGAGGCGGCCTGGCGCGAGGCGGAGGAGATCGCCGCCATCGCCGACGCCCTCCCCGACGACCCCCTGGACCGGTTGAAGGGCGCATGACCGAAAGCGAAGCGGTGTTCGCCGCCGCCGCGGAAGCGGCCCGCGAGGGGCGCCCGGCGGTGCTCGCCACCATCGTCCGCTGCAAGGGCTCCACCCCGCGCGGGGTGGGGAGCCGGATGCTGGTGGACCCGGAGCGGGGGCTCACCGGCACGGTGGGCGGCGGGTGCGGAGAG of Longimicrobiaceae bacterium contains these proteins:
- a CDS encoding XdhC family protein, which translates into the protein MTESEAVFAAAAEAAREGRPAVLATIVRCKGSTPRGVGSRMLVDPERGLTGTVGGGCGEAAVIEAAREVSATGAPRLVRVDLTEDLLSWSPAVCGGVFDVFLERI